The following is a genomic window from Nitrospirota bacterium.
TCCTGACCAACGACCACGTGGTAAGCGGGGCGGCAAGCCTCATGGTCACCCTGGCCGACGGGGCGACCCTCCCGGCCTCCGTCGTGGGGGTGGACCCCGACACGGACCTCGCGGTGGTGCGGGCCCAGGCGTCGAGCCTTCCCTACGGGTCGCTGGGAAACTCCTCGACCCTCCGGGTGGGGCAGCTCGTCATAGCCATCGGCAACCCCTTCGGGTTTCAGTCCACCGTCTCCACGGGCGTGGTGAGCGCCCTGGGAAGGGCCTTGAGAAGCCGGCAGGGACGGCTCATCGAAAACGTGGTCCAGCACACCGCCCCCCTGAACCCGGGGAACTCCGGCGGCCCTCTGGTGGACTCCCGGGGACGGGTGATGGGCATCAACACCGCCATCATCATGATGGCCCAGGGCATCGGGTTCTCCATCCCTTCGGACACCGCCCGCTGGGTGGTCTCCCAGATACTGACGCACGGGCGCGTGCGCAGGGGATACCTGGGCATCGCCGCCAGGGGAAGGCCCCTCAAGCGGCGGGAGGCGCGGCTGCACGGGCTTGACAACGAGTACGGGGTGGAGGTCCTTCAGGTGGACCCCCGGCTCCCGGCGGGACGGGCCGGCGTGCGCGTGGGCGACATCGTCGTGGCCATCAACGGGCAGCCCGTGCAGAGCGTGGACGACATGCACCG
Proteins encoded in this region:
- a CDS encoding trypsin-like peptidase domain-containing protein, which gives rise to LTNDHVVSGAASLMVTLADGATLPASVVGVDPDTDLAVVRAQASSLPYGSLGNSSTLRVGQLVIAIGNPFGFQSTVSTGVVSALGRALRSRQGRLIENVVQHTAPLNPGNSGGPLVDSRGRVMGINTAIIMMAQGIGFSIPSDTARWVVSQILTHGRVRRGYLGIAARGRPLKRREARLHGLDNEYGVEVLQVDPRLPAGRAGVRVGDIVVAINGQPVQSVDDMHRSLAEWPIGEPLTLTVLRGAELLKIQAAPVEMS